The DNA region CCGGCCAAGGCGACGGCGCTGGAGGTGCTGGCCGCCAACGGCGTGCAGGTGCTGATCGACGCCGCCGACGGCTACACGCCCACTCCGGCGGTCTCGCACGCGATCCTGGTGCACAATCGGCGCAGTCCGCAGGCGCTGGCGGACGGCATCGTGGTGACGCCCTCGCACAATCCGCCGCGTGACGGCGGTTTCAAGTACAACCCGCCCAGTGGGGGGCCGGCGGGTTCCGAGGCGACCGGCTGGATCCAGGACCGGGCGAACGAGCTGATCCGCGAGGGCCTGCGCGGGGTCAAGAAGGTCCCGTACGCGCGGGCGCTGGCCGCCGCCACCACCGGGCGACACGACTTCCTGGGCGCCTATGTGGAGGATCTGCCCTCGGTGGTGGACCTGGACGCGGTGCGGGAGGCGGGGTTGCGCATCGGTGCGGACCCGCTGGGCGGGGCGTCGGTGGCCTACTGGGGGCGGATCGCGGAGTCCCACCGCCTGGATCTGACGGTGGTCAACCCGGTGACCGATCCGACGTGGCGGTTCATGACGCTGGACTGGGACGGCAAGATCCGCATGGACTGCTCCTCGCCGGCCGCGATGGCCTCCCTCATCGGCCGCAAGGACGAGTACGCGATCGCCACGGGCAACGACGCGGACGCCGACCGGCACGGCATCGTCACCCCGGACGGTGGCTTGATGAACCCCAACCACTACCTGGCGGTGGCCGTCGACTACCTCTACCGGCACCGTGCCGACTGGCCCGCTGACGCGGCGGTGGGCAAGACGCTGGTGTCCTCCTCGATGCTGGACCGGGTCGCCGCCGACCTGCGCCGCGCGCTGGTGGAGGTTCCGGTCGGCTTCAAGTGGTTCGTCGACGGCCTGTTGGAGGGCTCGATCGCCTTCGGCGGCGAGGAGAGCGCCGGCGCCTCCTTCCTGCGCCGCGACGGCGGGGTGTGGAGCACCGACAAGGACGGCATCCTGCTGGCGCTGCTCGCCTCGGAGATCACCGCCGTCACCGGCACCACCCCCAGCGCCTACTACCGTGACCTGACCGCCCGTCACGGCGCCCCCGCCTACGCCCGCCTGGACGCCCCCGCCGACCGCGACCAGAAGGCCCGCCTGGCCCGCCTGTCGCCGGAGCAGGTCACGGCCGGGGAGCTGGCGGGGGAGAAGATCACCGCGGTGCTCTCCCACGCGCCCGGCAACGGGGCGGCCATCGGCGGCCTGAAGGTGTGCACCGACAACGCCTGGTTCGCGGCCCGGCCCTCGGGCACCGAGGACGTGTACAAGATCTACGCCGAGTCGTTCCTGGGCCAGGAGCACCTGACGCGGGTGCAGCAGGAAGCCCGCGCCCTGGTCGGCGAGGTACTCGGAGCCTGACGCACGTCCGGTGCCCCGGCCGTCTCTTCGAGGTGGCCGGGGCACCGGCGGCGCGGGGGCCCGACCCCCGTACGGGCCTCCTGGGTGGACGGCGTTCGGCCCGCCCCCGA from Kitasatospora cathayae includes:
- the pgm gene encoding phosphoglucomutase (alpha-D-glucose-1,6-bisphosphate-dependent), encoding MAHARAGQPAQPGDLVDVARLVTAYYALRPDPQEVAQRVAFGTSGHRGSSLDAAFNEDHIAATTQAICEYRAGQKVAGPLFLGADTHALSEPAKATALEVLAANGVQVLIDAADGYTPTPAVSHAILVHNRRSPQALADGIVVTPSHNPPRDGGFKYNPPSGGPAGSEATGWIQDRANELIREGLRGVKKVPYARALAAATTGRHDFLGAYVEDLPSVVDLDAVREAGLRIGADPLGGASVAYWGRIAESHRLDLTVVNPVTDPTWRFMTLDWDGKIRMDCSSPAAMASLIGRKDEYAIATGNDADADRHGIVTPDGGLMNPNHYLAVAVDYLYRHRADWPADAAVGKTLVSSSMLDRVAADLRRALVEVPVGFKWFVDGLLEGSIAFGGEESAGASFLRRDGGVWSTDKDGILLALLASEITAVTGTTPSAYYRDLTARHGAPAYARLDAPADRDQKARLARLSPEQVTAGELAGEKITAVLSHAPGNGAAIGGLKVCTDNAWFAARPSGTEDVYKIYAESFLGQEHLTRVQQEARALVGEVLGA